A region of Myxococcus stipitatus DSM 14675 DNA encodes the following proteins:
- a CDS encoding isocitrate lyase/PEP mutase family protein, whose protein sequence is MPLAPPSSLREFRQLHQSGLLLLANAWDAGSARVMESLGAKAIATTSAGLAWSQGYPDGDLLPVSRLLDAVASIARVVKVPLTVDMEGGYSSEPHAVGELAAGVLDAGAVGINLEDGSGTVDLLCAKIEAVKLAAARKGTDLFVNARTDVFLRGVGPAERRVEETLARARRLRDAGADGLFVPGVKAPADIKAIASEAGLPLNVMAMVGMAHASELEALGARRLSSGANIATATLGRVAALTTEFLRNGGAVSPPEAGITYPALNALLTRG, encoded by the coding sequence ATGCCCCTTGCTCCGCCGAGTTCCCTCCGTGAGTTTCGCCAGCTCCACCAGTCGGGACTGCTGTTGCTGGCCAATGCGTGGGACGCCGGAAGCGCCCGCGTCATGGAGAGCCTGGGGGCCAAGGCCATCGCCACGACGAGCGCGGGCCTGGCCTGGTCCCAGGGCTACCCGGATGGAGACCTGCTCCCGGTGAGCCGGCTCCTGGACGCGGTGGCCTCCATCGCACGGGTGGTGAAAGTGCCGCTGACGGTGGACATGGAGGGGGGCTACTCGAGCGAGCCGCATGCGGTGGGAGAGCTGGCCGCGGGGGTGTTGGACGCGGGGGCCGTCGGCATCAACCTGGAGGACGGCTCGGGGACGGTGGACCTGCTGTGCGCGAAGATTGAAGCCGTGAAGCTCGCCGCGGCGCGCAAGGGCACGGACCTGTTCGTGAACGCGCGCACGGATGTGTTCCTGCGGGGAGTCGGCCCGGCGGAGCGCCGCGTCGAGGAGACGCTGGCCCGCGCCCGTCGCCTGCGCGACGCGGGCGCGGATGGCCTCTTCGTCCCCGGCGTGAAGGCGCCCGCGGACATCAAGGCCATCGCCTCCGAGGCGGGCCTGCCCCTGAACGTCATGGCGATGGTGGGCATGGCGCATGCCTCGGAGCTGGAGGCGCTGGGAGCGCGCCGCCTCAGCTCGGGCGCGAACATCGCCACGGCCACCCTGGGACGCGTGGCGGCGCTCACCACGGAGTTCCTGCGCAATGGCGGCGCCGTGTCGCCGCCGGAAGCGGGCATCACCTACCCCGCCCTCAACGCCCTGCTGACCCGCGGCTAG
- the ogt gene encoding methylated-DNA--[protein]-cysteine S-methyltransferase, with translation MAETLRFIIDKTDTPIGELIVVADPEGHLRAVDWTEHDGRMRQLLRLHYGEKGYVLEAGRNPGGLTEMMRAYFAGRLDAIDPLPSRTAGTAFQREVWAALREIPCGDTVSYSALAQRIGRPAAVRAVGMANGANPVGIVVPCHRVVGANGSLTGYGGGIERKRWLLAHEAKARASSAA, from the coding sequence ATGGCTGAGACGCTTCGCTTCATCATCGACAAGACGGACACGCCCATCGGCGAGCTCATCGTCGTCGCGGACCCCGAGGGCCACCTGCGCGCGGTGGACTGGACGGAGCATGACGGGCGCATGCGGCAGTTGCTGCGGCTGCACTATGGCGAGAAGGGCTACGTGCTCGAGGCAGGGCGGAACCCCGGCGGCCTCACCGAGATGATGCGGGCGTACTTCGCGGGGAGGCTGGACGCCATCGACCCCCTCCCCTCGCGCACCGCGGGCACCGCGTTCCAGCGCGAGGTGTGGGCGGCGCTGCGCGAAATCCCCTGCGGAGACACCGTCTCGTACTCGGCGCTGGCCCAGCGCATCGGCCGGCCCGCGGCGGTGCGCGCGGTGGGGATGGCCAATGGCGCGAACCCCGTGGGCATCGTCGTCCCGTGTCATCGCGTGGTGGGCGCCAATGGCTCGCTCACCGGCTATGGGGGTGGCATCGAGCGCAAGCGCTGGCTGCTGGCGCATGAAGCGAAGGCACGCGCTTCTTCCGCTGCCTGA
- a CDS encoding AlkA N-terminal domain-containing protein: MDLLDSDACYRALQTRDARFDGRLFVGVTSTGIYCRPICPARTPKQENCTFHASAAAAQEAGFRPCLRCRPETAPDLASWRGTSNTVSRALALIAEGALDSGEAGVEALGERLGVGERQLRRLFKQHLGATPVAVAQTRRVLFAKQLIQETRMPLAEVALASGFGSVRRFNETFQALYQRPPGALRRKHAASAESSSAVAEAGVTLRLRYRPPYDWASMLEYLAARAIDGVEQVSRTSYRRMVSQDGGVGTVEVSHEPARNNLVVTIRFPRVASLPAVVARVRRVFDVGADIEVIGAHLAKDPFLAPLVALRPGLRAPGGWDGFELAVRAILGQQVTVEAARKLAGRLVALCGEGLPMPEGLPPELGRTFPSPERVASADLTALGMPSARKGTLKALADAALADPLLFHPFGTVEEGIARLRSIRGVGEWTAQYIALRALRETDAFPASDVALLRSAATDEGARPSPEDLLQRAEPWRPWRAYAAQHLWASDPGPRTRLPEARHG, translated from the coding sequence ATGGACCTGCTCGATTCCGACGCCTGCTATCGCGCCCTTCAGACGCGGGATGCCCGCTTCGACGGCCGGCTCTTCGTCGGAGTGACGTCGACCGGCATCTACTGCCGCCCCATCTGCCCCGCCCGCACGCCCAAGCAGGAGAACTGCACCTTCCACGCGTCCGCCGCCGCCGCGCAGGAGGCGGGCTTCCGGCCCTGCCTGCGCTGCCGTCCGGAGACCGCGCCGGACCTGGCCTCCTGGCGAGGGACCTCCAACACCGTGTCGCGTGCGCTGGCCCTCATCGCGGAAGGCGCCTTGGACAGCGGCGAGGCGGGCGTCGAGGCCCTGGGCGAGCGGCTGGGCGTGGGCGAGCGCCAGCTGCGCCGCCTCTTCAAGCAGCACCTGGGCGCCACCCCCGTGGCCGTCGCGCAGACGCGCCGCGTGCTGTTCGCCAAGCAGCTCATCCAGGAGACCCGGATGCCGCTCGCGGAGGTGGCGCTCGCCTCGGGGTTTGGCAGCGTGCGCCGCTTCAACGAGACGTTCCAGGCGCTCTACCAACGCCCGCCTGGCGCGCTCCGCCGCAAGCACGCGGCCTCCGCGGAGTCCTCCAGCGCGGTGGCGGAGGCGGGCGTGACGCTGCGGCTTCGCTACCGGCCTCCGTATGACTGGGCCTCGATGCTCGAGTACCTCGCCGCGCGCGCCATCGACGGCGTGGAGCAGGTCTCTCGCACGAGCTACCGGCGGATGGTGTCCCAGGACGGTGGCGTGGGCACGGTGGAGGTGTCGCACGAGCCGGCGCGCAACAACCTGGTGGTGACGATTCGCTTCCCGCGGGTGGCGTCGCTGCCGGCCGTCGTCGCGCGTGTGCGGCGGGTGTTCGACGTGGGCGCGGACATCGAGGTGATTGGCGCCCACCTCGCCAAGGACCCGTTCCTCGCGCCCCTCGTCGCGCTGCGGCCCGGGCTGAGAGCGCCGGGCGGGTGGGACGGCTTCGAGCTGGCGGTGCGAGCGATTCTGGGCCAGCAGGTGACGGTGGAGGCGGCGCGAAAGCTCGCCGGCCGGCTCGTGGCCTTGTGCGGCGAGGGCCTCCCGATGCCGGAGGGACTGCCACCGGAGCTGGGACGGACCTTCCCCTCCCCCGAGCGCGTGGCGAGCGCGGACCTGACCGCCCTGGGGATGCCCTCCGCGCGCAAGGGCACGCTGAAGGCCCTGGCGGACGCGGCGCTGGCGGACCCGCTCCTCTTCCATCCGTTCGGCACCGTCGAGGAAGGCATCGCCCGGCTGCGCTCCATCCGAGGCGTGGGTGAGTGGACCGCGCAGTACATCGCACTGCGCGCCCTGCGAGAGACGGACGCCTTCCCGGCCAGCGATGTCGCGCTGCTGCGGAGCGCGGCGACGGATGAGGGCGCGCGCCCCTCGCCCGAGGACCTGTTGCAACGCGCGGAGCCCTGGAGGCCCTGGCGGGCCTATGCCGCGCAGCACCTGTGGGCCTCGGACCCGGGCCCTCGCACACGACTTCCGGAGGCACGTCATGGCTGA
- a CDS encoding pyridoxal-phosphate dependent enzyme, translating to MDIHDNILNAIGNTPLVKLNKLVGPNDATVLVKCEFMNPGASIKDRMALYIIEKAEKEGKLKPGGTIVENTSGNTGMGVALAAAVKGYKCIFTMPDKMSLEKINRLKALGAQVVVTPTNVPAEDPRSYYETAKRLHRETPGAFMLNQYHNPDNIAAHYALTGPEIHEQTSGKIDYFVSGLGTGGTMSGAGKYLKEKIPGLKNVGVDPVGSVYEGYFKTGKMTEPHVYKVEGIGEDMLCGAMDFKVVDDVRQVDDRQCFIAARRLAREEGIFAGGSSGAAVHVAVQLAKEVGKGKTIVVVLPDSGSSYISKFHSDEWMRDNGFMEDKGTGTVRDIIGAKQRDVKTARKGDRVDQVVETMRGHGISQMPVVSEDGRAVGMVHEYDLLNALVAGKVKFADAIDSIVAPLQGALSLDTSIARLREIFAMDNVAVVKEGEKVVAIVTKIDLIDFLHRTTAS from the coding sequence ATGGACATCCACGACAACATCCTCAACGCCATTGGCAACACGCCCCTGGTCAAGCTCAACAAGCTCGTCGGTCCCAACGACGCGACCGTGCTGGTCAAGTGCGAGTTCATGAACCCGGGCGCGTCCATCAAGGACCGCATGGCGCTGTACATCATCGAGAAGGCCGAGAAGGAGGGGAAGCTCAAGCCCGGCGGCACCATCGTCGAGAACACCTCCGGCAACACCGGCATGGGCGTGGCGCTGGCGGCGGCGGTGAAGGGCTACAAGTGCATCTTCACGATGCCGGACAAGATGTCGCTGGAGAAGATCAACCGCCTGAAGGCGCTGGGCGCCCAGGTGGTGGTGACGCCGACGAACGTCCCCGCCGAGGACCCGCGCAGCTACTACGAGACGGCCAAGCGGCTGCACCGCGAGACGCCGGGCGCGTTCATGCTCAACCAGTACCACAACCCGGACAACATCGCGGCGCACTACGCCCTCACGGGTCCGGAGATTCACGAGCAGACGAGCGGCAAGATTGACTACTTCGTCTCCGGCCTGGGCACCGGCGGGACGATGAGCGGCGCGGGCAAGTACCTCAAGGAGAAGATTCCGGGCCTGAAGAACGTGGGCGTGGACCCGGTCGGCTCCGTGTACGAGGGCTACTTCAAGACGGGCAAGATGACCGAGCCGCACGTCTACAAGGTGGAAGGTATCGGCGAGGACATGCTGTGCGGCGCCATGGACTTCAAGGTCGTGGACGACGTGCGCCAGGTGGATGACCGCCAGTGCTTCATCGCGGCGCGGCGGCTGGCGCGCGAGGAGGGCATCTTCGCGGGTGGCTCCTCCGGCGCGGCGGTGCACGTGGCGGTGCAGCTCGCGAAGGAAGTGGGCAAGGGCAAGACCATTGTCGTCGTGCTCCCCGACTCCGGCAGCAGCTACATCAGCAAGTTCCACTCGGACGAGTGGATGCGCGACAACGGCTTCATGGAGGACAAGGGCACGGGCACCGTGCGCGACATCATCGGCGCCAAGCAGCGCGACGTGAAGACGGCGCGCAAGGGCGACCGCGTGGACCAGGTGGTGGAGACGATGCGCGGCCACGGCATCAGCCAGATGCCCGTGGTGTCCGAGGACGGCCGCGCGGTGGGCATGGTGCACGAGTATGACCTGCTCAACGCGCTGGTCGCCGGGAAGGTGAAGTTCGCCGACGCCATCGACTCCATCGTCGCCCCGCTCCAGGGCGCGCTGTCGCTGGACACGAGCATCGCCCGCCTGCGCGAGATTTTCGCGATGGACAACGTCGCCGTCGTGAAGGAAGGCGAGAAGGTCGTCGCCATCGTCACGAAGATCGACCTCATCGACTTCCTGCACCGCACGACGGCGTCCTAG
- a CDS encoding aminoglycoside phosphotransferase family protein has translation MELEAALRDQVGQAIGRPVPMAPIKKLKGDASNRSYYRVGAPPESWVVMEMPLNATKKSEEATKGEPPKELPFVNVHRYLQKLEVRVPHILRYDEPAGMMVLEDLSDITFESALEGGKHHEALYTRAIDLLARLRAKAEKHQDPDCLAFTRSFDEDLYDWELHHFREWGLEAWSGKQPTPAERAELDSTFRAIAKQLAAAPRGFTHRDYQSRNIMVKEGELVVIDFQDALQGPRQYDLVALLRDSYVELERPFVEAMLDRYIATFEEASGERIDAVEFKAFFDLLTVQRKLKDAGRFEFINRVKGNPGFLVSIPASLRYVREAFRQRPELRGLQALVSKYVPELAP, from the coding sequence ATGGAACTCGAGGCCGCCCTGCGCGACCAGGTGGGACAGGCCATTGGCCGTCCCGTGCCCATGGCTCCCATCAAGAAGCTGAAGGGAGACGCGAGCAATCGCTCGTACTACCGCGTGGGTGCCCCGCCCGAAAGCTGGGTGGTGATGGAGATGCCGCTCAACGCGACGAAGAAGAGCGAGGAGGCCACCAAGGGTGAGCCGCCGAAGGAGCTGCCCTTCGTCAACGTCCACCGCTACCTCCAGAAGCTGGAGGTCCGCGTGCCCCACATCCTGCGCTACGACGAGCCCGCGGGGATGATGGTGCTGGAGGACCTGAGCGACATCACCTTCGAGTCCGCGCTGGAGGGCGGCAAGCACCATGAGGCGCTCTACACCCGCGCCATCGACCTGCTCGCGCGCCTGCGCGCCAAGGCGGAGAAGCACCAGGACCCGGACTGCCTGGCCTTCACGCGCTCCTTCGACGAGGACCTGTACGACTGGGAGCTGCACCACTTCCGCGAGTGGGGCCTGGAGGCCTGGAGCGGGAAGCAGCCCACGCCCGCCGAGCGCGCGGAGCTGGACAGCACCTTCCGCGCCATCGCGAAGCAGCTGGCCGCCGCGCCCCGAGGCTTCACCCACCGCGACTACCAGAGCCGCAACATCATGGTGAAGGAGGGCGAGCTGGTGGTCATCGACTTCCAGGACGCGCTCCAGGGCCCGCGCCAGTACGACCTGGTCGCGCTCTTGCGCGACAGCTACGTGGAGCTGGAGCGGCCCTTCGTGGAGGCCATGCTGGACCGCTACATCGCCACCTTCGAGGAGGCGAGCGGCGAGCGAATCGACGCGGTGGAGTTCAAGGCGTTCTTCGACCTGCTCACCGTGCAGCGCAAGCTGAAGGACGCAGGCCGCTTCGAGTTCATCAACCGCGTGAAGGGCAACCCGGGCTTCCTCGTCTCCATCCCCGCGTCGCTGCGCTACGTGCGCGAGGCGTTCCGTCAGCGGCCGGAGCTGCGAGGGCTGCAGGCGCTGGTGTCGAAGTACGTCCCCGAGCTGGCCCCCTGA
- a CDS encoding sugar phosphate nucleotidyltransferase — MKAMVLCAGLGTRLRPLTEAWPKPALPFLGQPLLRYHLAVLKAAGVTAVGINTHHLPETMEAVAREECERARLPLHVVREPVIQGTGGGIRGLRDFLSDGDFIVYNGDILYPVDLRPVVAMHQASGAMATMVLLPMPEGEKYASVEMDAAGRVRRIAGRGPGGEGLMPWHFTGVHVMSPRVFDFMSPQGAEDIFRDVFARAMEAGQGVRGVRVDGYWSDLGTPSRYLATVRDVLAGRVRLEWLGADSPLAGTVRGPGSSWAHPDAHVCGATVEGPAYFGRGVRVADGSFVGASVSLGTGAKVGSGARLQSTAVFEQTEIASGETLTEVLAWGAHRIPAPLTGR; from the coding sequence ATGAAGGCGATGGTCCTCTGCGCGGGTCTGGGCACCCGCCTGCGTCCGTTGACGGAAGCCTGGCCCAAGCCGGCGCTTCCCTTCCTGGGGCAGCCGCTCCTGCGCTACCACCTGGCGGTGCTGAAGGCCGCCGGCGTGACCGCGGTGGGCATCAACACGCACCACCTGCCGGAGACGATGGAGGCGGTGGCTCGCGAGGAGTGTGAGCGCGCCCGGCTTCCGCTCCACGTGGTGCGCGAGCCCGTCATCCAGGGCACGGGCGGCGGCATCCGCGGCCTGCGGGACTTCCTCTCCGACGGGGACTTCATCGTCTACAACGGGGACATCCTCTACCCGGTGGACCTGCGGCCGGTGGTGGCGATGCACCAGGCCTCGGGCGCCATGGCCACCATGGTGTTGCTGCCCATGCCGGAGGGAGAGAAGTACGCCTCGGTGGAGATGGACGCGGCGGGGCGCGTGCGCCGCATCGCGGGCCGAGGGCCGGGGGGCGAAGGGCTGATGCCGTGGCACTTCACCGGTGTCCACGTGATGTCCCCGCGCGTCTTCGACTTCATGAGTCCGCAGGGGGCCGAGGACATCTTCCGGGACGTCTTCGCGCGCGCGATGGAGGCGGGGCAGGGGGTGCGGGGCGTTCGCGTGGACGGGTACTGGTCCGATTTGGGCACGCCGTCGCGCTATCTGGCCACGGTGCGGGACGTGCTCGCGGGTCGGGTGCGGCTCGAGTGGCTGGGCGCGGACTCGCCGCTGGCGGGCACGGTGCGCGGGCCCGGCTCGTCGTGGGCGCACCCGGATGCCCACGTCTGTGGGGCGACGGTGGAGGGCCCCGCGTACTTTGGCCGGGGCGTGCGCGTCGCCGATGGGTCCTTCGTGGGCGCCTCGGTGTCGCTGGGGACGGGGGCGAAGGTGGGCTCGGGCGCTCGGCTTCAGAGCACCGCCGTCTTCGAGCAGACCGAGATTGCCTCGGGTGAGACGCTCACCGAGGTGCTCGCGTGGGGAGCGCACCGCATCCCCGCGCCGTTGACGGGGCGCTGA